The region GGTGACGTTGCGACCGTTGATGAAAAAGGTTTCTTTAAGATCGTGGACCGTAAAAAAGACATGATCCTTGTTTCTGGTTTCAACGTTTACCCGAATGAAGTGGAAGAAGCCATTGCTTCTCACCCGGGCGTTCTTGAAGTCGCGGCGATCGGCGTTCCTGATGAGCACTCTGGAGAGATTGTAAAAGCTGTGATTGTGAAGAAAGATCCGAATCTGACGGCAGAAGAAGTGATTGCTCACGCACGTAAGAGCCTCACTGGTTACAAAACGCCTCGCCTTGTAGAGTTCAGAACGGAGCTTCCAAAAACGAACGTAGGAAAAATCCTTCGTCGTGCTTTGCGTGACACCGTAAAAGCTTAGTTTCAACTCAAGACTAAGAAATAAAAAAGGCCGACATTGTGTCGGCCTTTTTCTTTTGGAACTGCTAATTAAAAAATTAAGCTTTCTTATTCCAAGAAGCACACCAAGCATCAGCGTAAACCAGTTTACCTGCGAAGATGGTGCAAGTACCGGCTTCTTTACCGTTCTTAGTTTCTTTCTTAGCGTAGAAGCTGCACGTCGCACAGTGGTTGCCTTTAGCTTCTGGAGCTTTTTTGTAGTCTTCAACATATTTCACTGCTTTAGCGACAGAATCATTCGGGTCTACCAAAGGCATTCCGCCACCGGCTGCTGGAGCCGCGCCACCACGTTTTTTCTGAGCTGCTGCCGTTGAAGAGAAAACAGAGTTCAAAACAGTAGGAGCAATCACTGCTACGCCAGTAAGTTTGATAAATGCTGAAAAGAAACCGCGACGATTCATTTTGTTCTCGATCATGTTGCCTCCGATTGGTTTTTCATTAACCAATCATATTAGCTTTCATTTAGTTTTCAACTACTATGCGCCGCGCGCCACTTTATGTTGCACAATCTTAAATTAGACTTAAGGATTGAACCTTAGCTGAAAACTTCAGGGAGAGGACGTATTTAAGAAGGAAAAACCGTCTTCCCGTCTTAAAAAATGAAAAGGCACGGGCCTTCCCAACCCATATTGGAGTGACTTTAGTGCTTATGACAAAGGCAGGCGCGACGGTTTAAAATGTGCGCGGTGATGAGGAAGATGCTTCCCAGAATCGTGACAACGTCGTGTTCGTAAACTTCAACCCACTCATGCGGAAGAAGCGAAGCGCCGCCGACCATAGTAAGACCCACAACGCCTAAAGCGAACACCTTCATCTGATTGTGATGTTTATAACCCGACCAGAACGCGAAAAGACCCACCGGAACAACAAACAAAGCCATGACCAAGTGAACCCACTCTTGATGGAAGAACTCTCCTAGAACGGGCAAAGCTAGAACTAATAGCGGTGTCGCCAGACAATGAAGCGCACAAAGACTGGAAAGAAAAATACCGATTTTATCCCAACGGTCTGTTTTTTCCTCGAAAGTCGCGTGCTGTGTGTGGTCCACTTCACAACAAGAATCAATTTTCATAGGTTTTTCGATGATAACTTGCTCATCCATGCGGACCGCCTTTGGTCATTTACTTTTGTCCTAAATGCAAGTCACTGTCAACTAGATCCTCAGGATCCTTCGTTTCAAATAAGAAAGATGAAGAAGGTACAAGCCTCTTATATAGAAGACTCAAATGTGAGCTCAACCAATTTAGACACGAAAAAGCAGTCCGCCATCGAAAATAACGATTTGAGGACTGCATTGAGATAAAAGTTTCTGAAAAATCTTAAGGTTGATACCCCGTGATCTTTGCCAATTTAGCGCGGAACCACATTTTGAAGTCTTCGATAAATCCGTAAGCTGCTGGCACAATAAGAAGCGTCAGCAATGTCGAACTTACAAGACCCCCGATGATCGCAATACCCATGGACGTTCTCATCGCGGAAGCTTCGTTTAATCCAAT is a window of Bdellovibrio bacteriovorus DNA encoding:
- a CDS encoding high-potential iron-sulfur protein, encoding MIENKMNRRGFFSAFIKLTGVAVIAPTVLNSVFSSTAAAQKKRGGAAPAAGGGMPLVDPNDSVAKAVKYVEDYKKAPEAKGNHCATCSFYAKKETKNGKEAGTCTIFAGKLVYADAWCASWNKKA
- a CDS encoding MerC domain-containing protein; the encoded protein is MDEQVIIEKPMKIDSCCEVDHTQHATFEEKTDRWDKIGIFLSSLCALHCLATPLLVLALPVLGEFFHQEWVHLVMALFVVPVGLFAFWSGYKHHNQMKVFALGVVGLTMVGGASLLPHEWVEVYEHDVVTILGSIFLITAHILNRRACLCHKH